A genomic stretch from Candidatus Omnitrophota bacterium includes:
- a CDS encoding imidazoleglycerol-phosphate dehydratase has translation MKKRSAEVKRKTKETDITVKLNIDGSGKSKINTGIGILDHMLELFAFHGLFDLEIMAKGDLNIDIHHTNEDVGIVLGDAFKKALGNKEGIKRSGSSSWPMEDVVANVAVDISGRGFFEKITRATIGYPEPKEEDGYSYSYANHFFESFAKRMGMNLNIKLDSQNPDLHTNLEPIFKAFGAALDQATQIDPRRKGVPSTKGIID, from the coding sequence ATGAAAAAACGTAGCGCAGAAGTAAAAAGAAAAACAAAAGAAACTGATATTACTGTTAAATTAAATATCGACGGTTCTGGCAAATCTAAAATAAATACTGGCATAGGCATATTAGACCACATGCTGGAATTATTCGCTTTCCACGGATTATTTGATTTGGAAATCATGGCTAAAGGTGATTTGAACATAGATATACATCATACTAATGAAGACGTTGGCATCGTATTGGGAGATGCTTTTAAAAAGGCATTAGGAAATAAAGAAGGTATCAAAAGATCTGGTTCCAGTTCATGGCCGATGGAAGATGTAGTCGCCAATGTGGCGGTGGATATCAGCGGGAGAGGATTTTTTGAAAAGATAACCAGGGCGACGATCGGATATCCAGAACCCAAAGAAGAAGATGGATACTCTTATTCTTACGCTAATCATTTCTTTGAATCGTTTGCAAAAAGAATGGGAATGAATTTAAATATAAAATTGGATAGCCAGAATCCGGATTTGCATACTAATTTGGAACCTATTTTTAAGGCCTTCGGTGCGGCGCTGGACCAGGCTACTCAGATAGACCCGCGCCGGAAGGGAGTACCCTCAACGAAGGGAATTATAGATTGA
- the hisH gene encoding imidazole glycerol phosphate synthase subunit HisH, which translates to MVALIDYGSGNLRSVQKACERVGMRVKVTQSGEDIKSADRLILPGVGSFDDSMVTLEKLKLLSSIRSFIKSARPYLGICLGMQILFERSEEGRQVKGLGVFEGVVKKFMPAGGIKVPHMGWNRVARPSRPVDTSERLFKGIADGSFFYFCHSYYPEPKDDSISALTCSYGLDFAAMVCRGNTFGVQFHPEKSQELGLQVLRNFAEL; encoded by the coding sequence ATGGTAGCGTTGATCGATTACGGTTCAGGCAACTTAAGAAGCGTGCAAAAGGCCTGCGAGCGCGTCGGTATGCGGGTAAAGGTAACGCAGAGCGGCGAGGATATAAAAAGCGCGGATAGGCTTATACTGCCAGGCGTCGGCTCCTTTGACGATTCCATGGTAACGCTGGAGAAGTTAAAACTCTTATCCTCTATCCGATCATTCATAAAGTCCGCGAGGCCGTATCTGGGCATATGTTTAGGCATGCAGATACTGTTTGAGCGCAGCGAAGAAGGCAGGCAGGTAAAAGGGCTGGGGGTCTTTGAGGGAGTAGTAAAGAAATTCATGCCGGCAGGAGGCATTAAAGTCCCCCATATGGGCTGGAACAGGGTCGCGCGCCCCTCTCGTCCGGTCGATACCTCAGAAAGATTGTTCAAAGGCATAGCAGACGGCTCGTTCTTTTACTTCTGCCACTCTTATTACCCTGAACCGAAGGATGATTCAATATCCGCGCTTACCTGCAGTTACGGCCTTGATTTCGCGGCGATGGTCTGCCGCGGGAACACCTTCGGCGTGCAATTCCACCCGGAGAAAAGCCAGGAGTTAGGATTGCAGGTTCTGCGCAATTTTGCTGAATTATGA
- a CDS encoding pyridoxine 5'-phosphate synthase produces MKRLGVNIDHIATIRNIRGGVEPEPALAALIAQQAGADSIVAHLREDRRHINERDVNILKDVVKVKFNLEMSIAPEIVKIACKLKPGQATLVPEKRREITTEGGLDVVKHKRRISKALSRLSKAGIEVSLFIDPEKIQIKEAADIGAGIVELHTGRYAEAKKDSAREKELLNLIFAAESAKKSGLRVCAGHGLNYFNVGPVAGIKEVEELNIGYSIVCRASIVGFEEAVKSMKRLCKGIYDA; encoded by the coding sequence ATGAAGAGACTGGGTGTAAACATTGACCATATCGCGACCATCAGGAATATAAGAGGCGGCGTGGAGCCCGAGCCGGCCCTGGCCGCGCTTATCGCGCAGCAGGCAGGCGCGGACAGCATTGTGGCCCACCTCAGGGAAGACAGGCGGCATATCAACGAAAGAGATGTGAATATTCTCAAGGATGTTGTTAAGGTAAAATTTAATCTGGAGATGTCTATCGCGCCTGAGATCGTTAAGATCGCCTGTAAATTGAAACCTGGCCAGGCGACACTTGTGCCGGAAAAAAGGCGGGAGATAACCACGGAAGGCGGGCTTGACGTTGTAAAACATAAACGGAGGATCTCAAAGGCGCTCAGCCGGCTTTCAAAGGCAGGCATAGAGGTATCGCTTTTTATAGACCCGGAAAAAATACAGATAAAAGAGGCGGCGGATATCGGAGCGGGCATAGTTGAGCTGCATACGGGAAGATATGCCGAGGCGAAAAAAGACAGCGCGCGCGAAAAAGAGCTTTTGAATCTTATCTTTGCCGCTGAGTCCGCGAAGAAATCAGGGCTTAGAGTATGCGCCGGACACGGGTTAAATTATTTTAATGTAGGGCCGGTTGCCGGGATCAAAGAGGTGGAAGAATTGAATATCGGTTATTCTATCGTATGCAGGGCAAGCATCGTCGGTTTTGAAGAGGCGGTTAAGAGCATGAAGAGATTGTGCAAGGGGATTTATGACGCATGA
- the hisD gene encoding histidinol dehydrogenase has translation MKIIRRYNRELEKIYSRNLIRQKSMQERVRKIIDDVRLNGDDALAKYTRKFDKVKLLPRQFRVGPLEISGAYQNINRDFVSNLKLIIENINRFYKRQIRKKWKIKDSDGVELGEKIEPIERVGIYIPAGTAPLVSTVYMTAVPARIAGVKDIALFTPPDENGNVNPHILVVADLLKVNEIYKVGGAQAIAAASFGTRTIPKVDKIVGPGNAYVTEAKRQLFGYVNIDMLAGPTELVVIANRFSNPKFVIADLKSQIEHSGGMSILITTSRDLAKTAAAQLDAKGAIILTKNLAEAAEISNRIAPEHLEIMVNNPKKILKLIKNAGAVFLGAYSPVSVGDYVAGPSHVLPTAGSARFFSGLSLSDFTKSIHIISYSRKALEAIRQPLEAIAGIEKLEKHIESVKARFE, from the coding sequence ATGAAGATAATACGCAGATACAACAGGGAACTTGAGAAGATCTACAGCCGTAATCTGATAAGGCAGAAGTCCATGCAGGAGCGCGTGCGCAAGATAATAGACGACGTCAGGCTGAACGGGGACGACGCGCTGGCAAAATATACGCGTAAATTTGACAAGGTAAAACTGCTGCCCAGGCAATTCAGGGTAGGGCCGCTGGAGATAAGCGGCGCTTATCAGAATATAAACCGGGATTTTGTTTCTAATCTCAAACTTATAATAGAGAACATAAACCGGTTCTACAAGAGGCAGATAAGAAAGAAGTGGAAGATCAAGGATTCCGACGGCGTAGAGTTGGGAGAAAAGATAGAGCCGATAGAACGCGTAGGTATTTACATACCGGCAGGCACAGCCCCGCTTGTCTCAACGGTCTATATGACAGCCGTGCCAGCGCGCATAGCAGGGGTAAAGGACATAGCGTTATTTACTCCTCCGGATGAGAACGGGAACGTTAATCCTCACATACTTGTAGTCGCGGACCTGCTTAAGGTCAATGAGATCTACAAGGTCGGGGGGGCGCAGGCGATCGCCGCCGCCAGTTTTGGCACAAGGACCATACCGAAGGTGGATAAGATCGTAGGCCCGGGCAATGCTTACGTAACAGAGGCAAAGAGGCAGTTGTTCGGCTATGTGAATATCGATATGCTGGCAGGGCCGACAGAACTGGTTGTGATCGCCAACAGGTTCAGTAATCCCAAGTTCGTTATTGCCGACCTTAAATCGCAGATAGAGCATTCCGGCGGCATGTCAATACTTATTACTACAAGCAGGGATCTGGCGAAGACGGCCGCGGCGCAGTTAGACGCGAAAGGGGCGATAATCCTGACAAAGAACCTGGCTGAGGCGGCAGAGATATCTAACCGCATAGCGCCGGAACACCTGGAGATCATGGTAAACAATCCCAAAAAGATCCTGAAGCTTATAAAGAACGCCGGGGCGGTATTCCTGGGGGCATATAGCCCTGTTTCGGTAGGGGATTATGTAGCCGGGCCCAGCCACGTATTGCCGACCGCCGGCTCTGCCCGGTTCTTTTCGGGGTTGTCTTTAAGCGACTTTACGAAGTCAATACACATAATTTCTTACTCCAGGAAAGCGCTTGAGGCGATAAGGCAGCCGCTTGAGGCGATCGCCGGAATTGAAAAATTGGAAAAACACATTGAGTCGGTAAAGGCGAGGTTCGAGTAG
- the hisF gene encoding imidazole glycerol phosphate synthase subunit HisF, giving the protein MLAKRIIPCLDVKDGRVVKGVKFIGLKDAGDPVEAALVYDSQQADELVFLDITASFEKRKIILDVVKKTAESVFMPLTVGGGIKDIYDIRNLLNAGADKVSINTSAVKDPVLIREAADKFGSQCIVIAIDAKRTPDKNGWKVFIDGGRTATDKDALKWSEEAAALGAGEILLTSMDRDGTKDGYDLELTRRVAETVAIPVIASGGAGKLEHFAEVLTEGRADAALAASLFHYGEFSIKQVKEYLKTKGIEVRI; this is encoded by the coding sequence ATGCTGGCTAAGCGTATAATACCCTGCCTGGACGTGAAGGACGGCAGGGTCGTAAAGGGCGTTAAATTCATCGGGCTTAAGGACGCGGGAGACCCTGTTGAGGCGGCGCTTGTTTATGACTCACAACAGGCAGATGAGCTCGTCTTTCTTGACATTACCGCCAGTTTTGAGAAACGCAAGATCATTCTTGATGTCGTCAAAAAGACCGCGGAATCGGTTTTTATGCCGCTGACAGTCGGCGGCGGCATAAAGGATATCTACGACATACGCAACCTTCTCAATGCCGGCGCCGATAAGGTCTCCATCAATACTTCGGCCGTAAAAGACCCCGTCCTCATAAGGGAAGCGGCGGATAAATTCGGCAGTCAATGTATCGTTATAGCCATAGACGCGAAAAGAACGCCGGATAAAAATGGCTGGAAGGTGTTTATTGACGGTGGAAGGACTGCCACAGACAAGGACGCGTTGAAATGGTCCGAAGAGGCCGCGGCGCTTGGAGCCGGAGAGATCCTGTTGACAAGCATGGATAGAGACGGCACCAAAGACGGCTATGACTTAGAATTGACGCGGCGCGTTGCCGAAACAGTGGCTATTCCCGTGATCGCCTCCGGCGGCGCGGGAAAACTTGAGCACTTCGCGGAAGTACTTACGGAAGGCAGGGCAGACGCGGCCCTTGCCGCCTCGTTGTTCCATTACGGCGAATTCAGCATAAAGCAGGTAAAGGAATACCTGAAAACCAAAGGGATAGAGGTAAGAATATGA
- the hisI gene encoding phosphoribosyl-AMP cyclohydrolase, whose translation MKFKLSDLKFDVSGLIPVIIQDYKTKEVLMVAYMNRESLRRTIRLGKTCFWSRSRKKYWVKGETSGHFQYVKSIAYDCDADALLIRVRQVGVACHTGNRSCFYRKMGNIKPR comes from the coding sequence ATGAAGTTTAAGTTAAGCGATTTGAAGTTTGATGTTTCGGGATTGATCCCGGTAATAATACAGGACTACAAAACTAAAGAAGTGCTGATGGTCGCCTATATGAACAGGGAATCACTAAGGCGGACTATCCGGCTGGGAAAGACATGTTTCTGGTCGCGTTCACGCAAGAAATACTGGGTAAAGGGAGAGACCTCGGGACATTTTCAATATGTGAAGTCAATCGCTTATGACTGTGATGCCGACGCGTTATTGATAAGGGTGAGACAGGTTGGCGTTGCCTGCCACACAGGAAATAGAAGTTGTTTTTATAGAAAGATGGGGAATATCAAACCACGATGA
- a CDS encoding NAD(P)H-hydrate dehydratase, with translation MPARLLRRNPNSHKGDFGRVFILAASKGMTGAGILCAKAAMRAGAGLVTLGIPKTQYPIVAKRLLEAMTAPLEDTGDGCLALKALSRVRDFLKRTDVLVIGPGLSRHKQTQQLIRKVIAEFNGSMVVDADAINALAGHLDLLSVLKSPRSVMLTPHPGEFSRLARMSAAKLRKDRKISARSFAKKYKIVLVLKGHNSVVCGEGRCYINRTGNPGMATAGSGDVLSGMAAAFLAQGLDTFEAAKTAVYLHGLAGDLAAREKTQISLIASDIIEKIPEAVKQSVKRKAKSAKVKCKI, from the coding sequence TTGCCAGCGCGGTTGTTACGAAGGAACCCCAATAGCCATAAAGGCGATTTCGGCCGCGTATTTATTCTCGCGGCATCAAAAGGCATGACCGGAGCCGGTATACTCTGCGCGAAGGCGGCAATGCGCGCGGGGGCAGGGCTGGTGACTCTCGGTATACCGAAGACGCAATACCCGATCGTGGCAAAGAGGCTGCTTGAGGCAATGACAGCGCCTCTGGAAGATACTGGCGATGGGTGTTTGGCGCTGAAGGCATTAAGCCGCGTAAGGGATTTTTTAAAAAGAACTGATGTGCTGGTAATAGGCCCCGGCCTTTCGCGGCATAAACAGACCCAGCAGCTGATACGTAAAGTCATCGCTGAATTTAACGGCAGCATGGTTGTGGATGCCGATGCTATAAATGCTTTGGCAGGGCATCTTGATCTATTGTCTGTCCTGAAGAGCCCGCGGTCAGTAATGCTGACGCCTCATCCCGGAGAGTTTTCCCGGCTCGCGCGTATGTCCGCGGCAAAACTGCGGAAAGACAGAAAAATATCCGCCCGGTCTTTCGCGAAGAAATATAAGATCGTTCTGGTGCTAAAAGGGCATAACAGCGTGGTCTGCGGCGAAGGCCGCTGCTACATAAATAGGACAGGCAACCCGGGGATGGCTACTGCCGGAAGCGGCGATGTGCTTAGCGGTATGGCGGCCGCGTTTCTCGCGCAGGGGCTGGATACGTTTGAGGCGGCAAAGACAGCCGTGTATCTGCACGGGCTGGCAGGGGATCTGGCAGCCAGGGAGAAAACGCAGATATCCTTGATAGCGTCCGATATTATAGAGAAGATCCCGGAAGCGGTTAAACAAAGCGTAAAACGTAAAGCGAAAAGCGCAAAAGTAAAGTGTAAAATTTAA
- a CDS encoding peptidoglycan-binding domain-containing protein, whose amino-acid sequence MLRTFAVVLIVSALALSGCQTLGAGKAKVDSQIQDLQNQVSVMEIRLKENEEELLKTRKSVQQLVSENEDLRAGLSDMKKKASKSSVAEFRKPLSKQVQIALRNAGFNPGPIDGKMGVQTRNAIRAFQKANRLPVSGDVDYNTWQALKEFLYKKQK is encoded by the coding sequence ATGCTCAGGACATTCGCGGTAGTTTTGATCGTGTCGGCATTGGCTCTGTCCGGCTGCCAGACCCTTGGCGCGGGGAAGGCAAAGGTTGATTCTCAGATCCAGGATCTGCAGAATCAGGTCTCTGTCATGGAGATACGCCTGAAAGAAAATGAGGAAGAATTGCTCAAGACAAGGAAGTCCGTGCAGCAGTTGGTATCGGAGAATGAAGACCTGAGGGCGGGCCTTTCGGACATGAAGAAGAAGGCGTCAAAATCCTCTGTCGCGGAATTCCGCAAACCGTTGTCAAAACAGGTGCAGATCGCCTTGAGGAACGCCGGCTTTAATCCGGGGCCGATCGACGGAAAGATGGGGGTCCAGACCAGAAATGCCATAAGGGCGTTTCAGAAGGCAAACCGCCTTCCCGTAAGCGGCGATGTGGATTATAATACCTGGCAGGCCTTAAAGGAATTCCTTTACAAAAAACAGAAATAA
- the hisA gene encoding 1-(5-phosphoribosyl)-5-[(5-phosphoribosylamino)methylideneamino]imidazole-4-carboxamide isomerase — protein sequence MIIIPAIDLRSGKVVRLKQGRFEDETVYSDDPLGTAGKWIKEGAQIIHVVDLDAALTGKPKNISIIEEIVGNVKAKIELGGGLREIPLIERLINLGVERVVIGTKAVVDEAFLDEALRRFSDKILVSIDVRNKFVATSGWKGVSGLQPVEFASLLAKKGVKRVIYTDISRDGMLAGPNLEGLLDILNKVDISVIVSGGVSSLDDIEKIRRMNKKNIEGVIIGKALYENKFTLKEAMETAKKGEV from the coding sequence ATGATAATAATCCCCGCGATTGACCTGAGAAGCGGTAAGGTAGTCCGCCTTAAGCAGGGCAGATTTGAGGACGAGACGGTATATTCCGACGACCCTCTTGGCACAGCCGGGAAATGGATCAAGGAGGGGGCTCAGATAATCCACGTTGTCGACCTGGATGCCGCCTTGACCGGAAAGCCGAAAAATATATCCATTATTGAAGAGATAGTCGGCAATGTGAAGGCAAAAATAGAATTAGGGGGAGGATTAAGAGAGATCCCCTTGATAGAACGGCTTATAAATCTCGGGGTCGAGAGAGTGGTGATCGGTACAAAGGCGGTCGTGGATGAGGCGTTCCTTGATGAGGCGCTGCGCAGGTTTTCGGATAAAATACTGGTAAGCATAGACGTAAGGAATAAATTTGTCGCCACTTCCGGCTGGAAGGGCGTTTCGGGCCTGCAGCCCGTAGAGTTCGCCTCTTTACTGGCGAAGAAAGGCGTAAAAAGGGTTATATATACGGATATATCCAGGGACGGGATGCTCGCGGGGCCCAACTTAGAAGGGCTTCTGGATATACTTAATAAGGTGGATATCTCCGTCATTGTATCAGGCGGAGTATCTTCACTGGATGATATAGAAAAAATAAGGCGGATGAATAAAAAGAACATAGAAGGCGTGATCATAGGCAAGGCGCTTTATGAAAATAAGTTCACTCTTAAAGAAGCCATGGAAACGGCGAAGAAAGGAGAGGTGTAG
- the acpS gene encoding holo-ACP synthase, with protein MIYGNGVDIIEVNRIRQAVEKWGESFLGKVFTQQELECAKKRGSPYEHLAGRFAAKEAVAKAFSDNSITWRDIEIINDGNGKPSCNILNGKKKYFQIHVSISHIKKYAVASAVVTKEPQ; from the coding sequence ATGATATACGGCAACGGCGTAGATATAATTGAGGTCAACAGGATAAGACAGGCGGTGGAGAAATGGGGAGAGAGCTTTCTGGGCAAGGTATTCACTCAACAGGAACTGGAGTGCGCGAAAAAGAGGGGCTCGCCCTATGAACATCTGGCAGGCAGGTTTGCCGCCAAAGAGGCGGTTGCCAAGGCATTTTCCGACAATTCCATTACCTGGCGGGACATTGAGATAATAAACGATGGCAACGGCAAGCCATCCTGCAACATACTTAACGGCAAGAAAAAATATTTCCAGATACACGTTTCAATTTCTCATATAAAAAAATATGCGGTTGCCAGCGCGGTTGTTACGAAGGAACCCCAATAG
- a CDS encoding regulatory protein RecX encodes MNISKDYKSAINAALRLIRFRPRSENEIISRLEDKGYGTAVIKKAVKYLKGADYLNDAEFCRIWIGSRKDKPLGFKKIIQELKEKGVKRDIIEHAVKESQCDYNEGEVIERLVSKRFVQAHGPDKGNIKRRVYSFLLRRGFSPDAVNEAISKIE; translated from the coding sequence TTGAATATCTCTAAGGATTATAAGTCAGCAATTAACGCTGCGCTAAGGCTGATCAGGTTCAGGCCAAGGAGCGAGAATGAAATAATATCGCGCCTTGAGGATAAGGGCTATGGAACCGCCGTTATAAAAAAGGCGGTCAAGTACCTGAAAGGCGCCGATTATTTAAACGACGCCGAGTTCTGCAGGATATGGATCGGATCGCGAAAGGATAAGCCGTTAGGTTTCAAGAAGATCATTCAGGAGCTCAAAGAAAAGGGAGTAAAGCGGGATATTATTGAACACGCCGTTAAAGAATCCCAATGTGATTATAACGAGGGGGAAGTGATCGAGCGGCTGGTCAGCAAGAGGTTTGTCCAGGCGCACGGACCGGATAAAGGCAATATTAAAAGAAGGGTTTATTCGTTTCTCCTGCGCCGGGGATTCAGCCCGGACGCGGTCAATGAAGCGATATCTAAAATAGAATGA
- the alaS gene encoding alanine--tRNA ligase: MNADALREKFLEFFKSKGHEIARSDSLVPKDDPTVLFTSAGMNQFKKNFLGIDKHLKRAVSSQRCLRTGDLDKVGKTAGHHTFFEMLGNFSFGDYFKKEAINWAWEFLTRELNIPDDKLWVSVYNDDTEAYEAWSKDIKLPKPRMIKLGDKENFWPSEAKQKGPNGPCGPCSEIFYDRGKGVGCGEPVCDPSCDCGRFVEIWNLVFTQFNRKEGGALEPLPQKNIDTGMGLERLTAVMQGKANNFETELFQPIIKEIIAKIGGRPKKELLYAIADHIRAAVFAIADGVIPSNEERGYVVRKLIRKAVYDLRKLGTNDKFLYKLVYPVIETMKIAYPELGKRHENITQIILAEEEKYLQILESVAGICFDKFAGIDKMDNKKIGRVSFDLYDTHGIPIELTEEWLKGHGYSFSKDEFERNLSRQREQSRGKSTMKGDVFSVAGLKIDTAATVFKGYDSLESEAKILKIFKGADEMKSASEGDEVAVVLDKTPFYPESGGQVADRGSILKKGCLFEVKDTQRTGSVIVHYGVVAKGAFKEKDKVSANVDKQRRLAIARNHTATHMLQSALRQVLGEHIQQQGSLVAEDRLRFDFTHFKAVSPEEISRIEEIVNKMIIDNEVLTARQMPLSEAKKTGALAFFGEKYSDKVRVVAIGGFSRELCGGTHLGSTGQIGLFKIVSESSIAQGVRRIEAQTGAAAYNNIQQGGAVLRELSGILKVPAEEIVSQVEKLNNRLRDLNSKLDSCRLEAFRSAIGDMIKTGIKIGGISFICRRVEQADMELLRPMADMLRQKADKTVLLLASVLEDRAALVVALSNDMKDTPLDASKIIKDIAAVLGGSGGGRKDFAQAGSRDIKALEEAIARAPEIIKGYLK, translated from the coding sequence ATGAATGCCGACGCACTAAGAGAAAAATTTCTGGAATTCTTCAAATCTAAGGGGCACGAGATAGCGCGAAGCGATTCGCTTGTGCCTAAAGACGACCCTACGGTGTTGTTCACCTCAGCCGGAATGAACCAGTTCAAGAAGAATTTCTTAGGCATAGACAAGCACCTGAAGCGCGCGGTCAGCTCTCAGAGGTGTTTAAGGACAGGCGATCTGGATAAGGTAGGAAAGACCGCGGGCCACCATACGTTCTTTGAGATGCTGGGTAATTTCTCTTTCGGCGATTATTTCAAGAAAGAGGCGATAAACTGGGCCTGGGAGTTTCTTACCAGGGAATTGAACATCCCCGATGATAAACTATGGGTGTCGGTATATAACGATGACACGGAGGCATATGAGGCCTGGTCAAAGGACATAAAGCTGCCTAAGCCGAGGATGATCAAATTGGGCGATAAAGAGAATTTCTGGCCTTCAGAGGCAAAGCAGAAAGGCCCTAACGGCCCTTGCGGCCCCTGCTCGGAAATATTTTACGACCGGGGAAAAGGCGTTGGCTGCGGTGAGCCGGTATGCGACCCGAGCTGTGACTGTGGAAGGTTCGTAGAGATATGGAATCTCGTTTTTACTCAGTTCAACAGGAAAGAGGGTGGGGCGCTTGAGCCCCTGCCTCAAAAAAACATAGATACGGGTATGGGGCTGGAACGCTTGACCGCGGTAATGCAGGGTAAGGCCAACAATTTTGAGACCGAACTTTTTCAGCCGATCATAAAGGAAATTATAGCTAAAATAGGGGGCAGGCCTAAGAAGGAACTGCTCTATGCTATAGCCGATCATATAAGGGCAGCCGTATTCGCCATTGCCGACGGAGTTATCCCCTCAAATGAGGAGAGGGGTTATGTTGTCAGAAAACTTATCAGGAAGGCTGTTTATGATCTGCGGAAACTGGGAACTAATGATAAATTTCTTTATAAGCTTGTTTATCCAGTTATTGAGACAATGAAGATCGCTTATCCAGAATTGGGTAAGCGACACGAGAATATTACGCAGATTATTCTTGCTGAAGAGGAAAAATATTTACAGATTCTGGAGTCTGTGGCTGGAATATGTTTTGATAAGTTTGCCGGTATAGATAAAATGGATAACAAAAAAATCGGCAGGGTTAGTTTCGACCTTTATGACACTCACGGCATACCCATAGAACTTACAGAGGAGTGGCTTAAAGGACACGGTTATAGCTTCTCCAAGGATGAGTTCGAAAGGAATCTCTCGCGGCAGCGCGAGCAATCGCGCGGCAAAAGCACGATGAAAGGCGATGTATTCTCGGTTGCCGGGCTTAAAATAGATACAGCGGCAACTGTGTTTAAAGGTTATGATTCCCTTGAATCAGAGGCAAAGATATTAAAGATATTTAAAGGCGCGGATGAAATGAAGTCCGCCTCTGAAGGCGATGAGGTTGCTGTCGTATTGGACAAAACGCCGTTTTATCCTGAATCAGGAGGACAGGTTGCCGATAGGGGAAGCATCCTCAAGAAGGGCTGCCTGTTTGAGGTTAAGGATACGCAAAGGACGGGTTCTGTGATAGTCCATTACGGCGTAGTAGCAAAGGGCGCCTTCAAAGAAAAGGATAAGGTTTCGGCTAACGTAGATAAACAAAGGCGGCTTGCTATTGCCAGGAACCATACCGCGACTCATATGCTCCAGTCCGCTCTCAGGCAGGTGCTGGGAGAACATATCCAGCAGCAGGGCTCGTTAGTGGCAGAGGACAGGCTGAGGTTTGATTTTACCCATTTTAAGGCCGTAAGCCCCGAAGAGATCTCCAGGATAGAGGAGATCGTGAATAAAATGATCATTGATAACGAAGTATTGACGGCCAGGCAGATGCCGCTGTCCGAGGCAAAGAAGACAGGGGCGCTGGCATTTTTCGGCGAAAAATATTCAGATAAGGTGCGGGTCGTGGCGATAGGCGGTTTTTCCCGGGAACTCTGCGGCGGCACGCATCTTGGTTCAACCGGGCAGATCGGCTTATTTAAGATCGTTTCCGAGTCATCCATAGCGCAGGGCGTACGGCGCATAGAGGCGCAGACCGGGGCCGCCGCTTATAACAACATCCAACAGGGCGGCGCTGTCCTTAGGGAGCTTTCAGGCATTTTAAAAGTTCCTGCCGAGGAGATAGTAAGCCAGGTGGAAAAGCTGAACAACCGGCTCAGGGATTTAAACAGCAAGTTGGATTCCTGCCGGTTGGAGGCGTTCAGGTCGGCGATCGGCGATATGATCAAAACGGGCATTAAGATAGGCGGTATCTCGTTCATATGCCGGCGCGTAGAACAGGCAGATATGGAGTTATTAAGGCCTATGGCGGATATGTTGAGGCAGAAAGCCGATAAAACGGTATTGCTGCTTGCCTCTGTTCTGGAAGACAGGGCCGCGCTCGTTGTGGCGTTAAGCAATGATATGAAGGATACGCCGCTGGACGCCTCAAAGATAATAAAGGATATTGCCGCGGTATTGGGCGGCAGCGGCGGCGGCCGTAAGGACTTCGCGCAGGCAGGCTCACGCGATATCAAAGCGCTTGAGGAAGCGATCGCCAGAGCGCCGGAAATAATAAAGGGATATTTAAAATGA